The following proteins are co-located in the Leptodactylus fuscus isolate aLepFus1 chromosome 8, aLepFus1.hap2, whole genome shotgun sequence genome:
- the PPP4C gene encoding serine/threonine-protein phosphatase 4 catalytic subunit, whose protein sequence is MTEISDLDRQIEQLRRCELIKESEVKALCAKAREILVEESNVQRVDSPVTVCGDIHGQFYDLKELFRVGGDVPETNYLFMGDFVDRGFYSVETFLLLLALKVRYPDRITLIRGNHESRQITQVYGFYDECLRKYGSVTVWRYCTEIFDYLSLSAIIDGKIFCVHGGLSPSIQTLDQIRTIDRKQEVPHDGPMCDLLWSDPEDTTGWGVSPRGAGYLFGSDVVAQFNAANNIDMICRAHQLVMEGYKWHFNETVLTVWSAPNYCYRCGNVAAILELDEHLQKEFIIFEAAPQETRGIPSKKPVADYFL, encoded by the exons ATGACTGAAATCAGTGACCTGGACCGGCAGATCGAGCAGCTGAGACGCTGTGAGCTTATCAAAGAGAGCGAAGTGAAAGCTCTTTGTGCCAAGGCCCG AGAGATTCTGGTTGAGGAGAGCAATGTCCAGAGGGTGGACTCCCCTGTCACG GTGTGCGGTGACATCCACGGTCAGTTCTATGACCTGAAGGAACTTTTTCGG GTCGGGGGTGACGTCCCAGAAACAAACTACCTGTTCATGGGAGACTTTGTGGACCGTGGCTTTTACAGTGTCGaaacattcctcctcctcctcgcgtTAAAG GTCCGTTACCCCGACAGGATCACTCTTATCCGTGGGAACCATGAAAGTCGACAGATCACACAAGTGTATGGTTTCTACGATGAGTGTCTGCGCAAATACGGCTCGGTGACAGTTTGGCGGTACTGCACGGAAATCTTTGACTATCTTAGCCTGTCTGCCATTATTGATGGAAAG ATCTTCTGTGTGCACGGCGGACTCTCACCATCAATACAGACCCTGGACCAGATCCGAACTATCGACCGCAAACAGGAAGTCCCTCACGACGGCCCCATGTGCGACCTTTTATGGTCAGATCCAGAAG ATACCACTGGGTGGGGTGTGAGCCCTCGTGGAGCCGGTTACTTGTTCGGTAGCGATGTCGTAGCGCAGTTCAATGCGGCGAATAACATTGACATGATCTGCCGCGCCCATCAACTGGTTATGGAGGGGTATAAATGGCATTTCAACGAGACTGTCCTGACTGTATGGTCTGCGCCAAACTACTGCTATAG ATGTGGAAACGTTGCCGCCATTCTTGAGCTGGACGAGCACCTTCAGAAGGAATTCATCATTTTTGAAGCTGCACCGCAAGAGACCAGGGGCATCCCCTCCAAGAAACCTGTCGCCGACTACTTCCTGTGA
- the LOC142216252 gene encoding T-box transcription factor TBX6-like has protein sequence MYHSELFQQYGPSYAVRPPHALPPNYPATSGHHEPYRYPELEVPPSQRYDGLFSALDTSQRILGAAPLTPLSLPPGPALSFGQPQPPCEAPRLPGNVKMTLENQDLWKQFHAIGTEMIITKSGRRMFPQCKVSVSGLEPDGKYVLLADIVPVDNSRYKWQEDHWEPSGRAEPRLPERVYIHPDSPAPGSHWMKQPISFHKIKLTNNTLDQMGHIILHSMHRYQPRFHIVRAQDVFSRRWGGCSSFTFPETVFLTVTAYQNEKITQLKIQTNPFAKGFREDGLKNKRDRSVRVKRKLASADQEEEQEPYPPAECKRPLYTGPCDSTLDIGGALALPLPSPDCSFHPITPPNPTPPTSEAADPSSVPITANQDQAASLELNPQPTDNFMRPESQAYTEIPAGQDGSMYTCQSESQAQGIGRPSNLQRFPATFQAPPEPPQLYNSQSEYRLYGQDIACPGDYGPSSCAIPAPGREEEGGIRGYPKNSDIRFQHFLPNSGPQIQRIYSGGGWI, from the exons ATGTACCATTCAGAACTTTTCCAGCAATATGGACCATCCTATGCTGTGAGACCACCCCATGCCCTGCCGCCAAATTACCCTGCTACCAGTGGGCACCATGAACCCTACAGATACCCAG AACTTGAGGTCCCACCCAGTCAGCGATATGATGGCCTCTTTAGCGCGCTGGATACTTCCCAAAGGATTCTGGGAGCAGCACCTCTGACACCCCTTTCCCTGCCCCCGGGTCCAGCTCTGAGCTTTGGCCAGCCGCAGCCCCCTTGTGAGGCGCCCCGACTCCCTGGAAACGTGAAGATGACCCTTGAAAACCAAGATCTCTGGAAACAATTCCACGCCATAGGAACCGAAATGATTATCACAAAGTCTGGAAG GAGAATGTTTCCTCAGTGTAAGGTCAGCGTCAGTGGCCTCGAGCCAGACGGTAAATACGTCCTACTCGCTGACATAGTCCCAGTGGACAATTCCCGATACAAGTGGCAGGAAGATCACTGGGAGCCAAGCGGACGGGCCGAGCCGAGGTTACCCGAGAGAGTCTACATCCACCCCGATTCTCCAGCGCCCGGCTCCCACTGGATGAAGCAGCCCATCTCCTTCCACAAGATCAAACTCACCAACAATACCCTGGACCAGATGGGTCAT ATTATCCTGCACTCCATGCATCGCTATCAGCCGCGTTTCCATATTGTCCGTGCCCAGGATGTCTTCAGTCGCCGATGGGGTGGCTGCTCCTCCTTCACCTTCCCAGAGACGGTATTCCTGACTGTCACAGCGTACCAGAATGAGAAG ATAACACAACTTAAGATCCAGACAAATCCATTTGCAAAAGGATTCAGGGAAGATGGACTCAAGAATAAGAG GGATCGCTCAGTTCGTGTGAAAAGGAAACTGGCAAGTGCAgatcaggaggaggagcaggagccgTACCCGCCAG CTGAGTGCAAGAGGCCgctgtatacaggaccctgtgaCTCCACCCTGGATATAGGAGGGGCTCTTGCTCTGCCACTCCCCAGCCCAGACTGTTCTTTCCACCCAATCACTCCACCAAACCCAACACCCCCCACAAGTGAGGCAGCAGACCCATCCTCAGTCCCAATCACAGCCAATCAGGATCAAGCAGCCAGCTTGGAGCTGAACCCCCAACCTACTGACAACTTCATGCGACCAGAGAGCCAGGCCTACACAGAGATACCAGCCGGCCAAGATGGCAGCATGTACACATG CCAAAGTGAATCCCAGGCCCAAGGGATTGGTCGCCCCTCCAACCTCCAGCGCTTCCCGGCCACGTTCCAAGCACCTCCGGAGCCCCCTCAGCTCTACAACAGCCAATCAGAGTACAGACTTTACGGGCAGGACATTGCCTGCCCAGGGGATTATGGCCCCTCCTCCTGCGCCATTCCAGCACCAGGCCGAGAAGAAGAAGGGGGCATCAGAGGATACCCCAAAAACTCTGACATCCGATTCCAGCATTTCCTTCCTAATTCTGGTCCCCAGATTCAGCGCATCTATTCTGGGGGAGGCTGGATATGA